The Rugosibacter aromaticivorans region AAAAAGTCTTGCCCAGAGACGGACTTTTGAATCCGTCTCTGGACGGTGCTGGTGATACGGTAGATCAAGTGAAAATTCTCACCTCCTGCCCGTCTTGCCTGCAGGGTTTATCACGCTATGACGACGACGCCAACACTTCCGCTGACTACATCGTGGTCGAAATGGCGAAAGCAATTCTTGGTCCCGATTGGTTGGCAGACTATGTTCGCGCTGCCAACGCCGGGGGAATAGAGCGTGTGTTGCTCTAGCGAGTACGCTGACGCCATCAGCCACTGCGAGCCAGTGCGTGATGCATGCTTTGCCAATGATGAGTGAGTATGATTGTGAGTTATGCCATTCGCCGGGTGGCGAAGAGTTGTGGGCCGACAGCCACTGCCGTGTGGTGCGGGTGACGAGTCACGAAGGCACGACATTCCCAGGCTTTTGCCGCGTCATCTGGCAACCCCATGTGGCAGAAATGAGCGACCTGACGGAACGTGAGGCCAGCCATTTAATGCGTATTGTGCAAGCCGTTGAGCGCACCCTTCGCCAGCAGCTCGCGCCGGACAAAATCAATCTCGCCAGCCTGGGTAACTTGGTGCCTCACCTACACTGGCATGTAATTCCTCGCTGGCACGACGATAGCCACTTCCCCTCACCCATATGGGCCACCCCCAGCCGCATCGGTGCGCCACGCATCATCCCTTCCAGCACAGCACTTAGCACCGCATTACACCAACAACTTTTGCCCAGGAGTCATGACCAATGAATTTTGATCTCCCCTCGACAGGCACAGAACAACCGCCCGCTTTTACCACAGCTGCCCACTGCCGCGACTGGCTAAAGACCGTTCCGCTAGCCAATGCGATGCAGGCTCAAGCCATTTTTTTGCGTCAACTCACATTACTTGCACGCTTCACATTGCCTATTACCGAACGTTTCGCTGTTCTGGAAACATTACGCGGGCCCATTCGCCAAGCGCAAGACGCTATGGCGAAAAAATTTGTTGGTCGGCCACTCCCTTTCTCGCCCTCAGAGCAAGCAGCTTTGGATAGCACCCTCGCAATATGGCAATCTCTGCTCACTAATTATCTACACTGTTTCGAAGAATACGATACCGTACCCGTAGAGCCATCAAAAAAAAATGCCACGGTAGCTCAACGTGCATTAGCCACCCTCGCCGACTGGCAAATGGATATCATTCAAGGCAAACGTCTGCCAGATTTCGGGTACTGGAAAAAATTACACCAGGTTTTTTTTCTCGCTGAGTCCACGGGTCTTGCAGAACAAAAAATCAACGACCCCTTGCGCTACAGAAAACAAACCGTAACACCGCTGGCTGTTTACGCCGAATGTCATCTACTTTATGTCACAAGCCCCTATGAACTTCCCCCACGTGATCTGGCCTGGGTCGCTCGTTGGACGCAACGGTGGGGAAGCAAAATCAAACTACTAAAAACACCCCCTGAGGATATCCGCCTCTGTGCACATCCTTTGTGGGTTGATCTTGATTCGGACCAGCCCGCAGACTATGTTCCCCGGCAATCAGCACAAGGCCGCTGGCTAGAGACTACAGCACTGCGCACTAGCCTGACTTCTCGCATTATGCTACTCGAGCAAGGCCATTCGCCAACTGATCTTCAACTTGGCAGTGACGTTACCCAACCCACAGCTGGCAAGTTGCTAGCGCGTTTACTGCATCGCTGGTGTCAAGGCAGTAGTGCACGAAAGCATCTGCGCCAGAGCGCCAGCGGCAATTGCCGTTTCATTGCTGGCTATGATGCGGTGCATTTCCATTTATCCGGTCACCGCACCTTTCAATCCACAACCCAGGATGATGATGCCATACGCCGTGAGCAAGAAAGATTCGCCTTATTTGGCGACACGAGCCATCGTCTAAATATCGCTAAGCCCACGCCTGACACCTTCCATATCGAAAATTGGGAAATCATGGATGACTGGAAGTTGCTGGATATTTCCACCACGGGTCTGCGCATTTCACGGCCGCTCAAAGAAGGCGTACGAATTGCCACTGGTTCGCTTATCGCTGCCCACTCTGAAAAAAGTGCAGCCTTTGTTCTTGGCTGTGTGCGCTGGACATTACGTCAGGATACCGACTCGCTGGCTGTCGGCATCCAGCTTTTCCCGGGAGAAACTCAAGCCATCGTGGCACGGCCCATTGACTCAGAGCACGCAGCGTACCGCCCAGCTTTTTTTATTGGCGCGAACCAATCGGCTGACGAACCCGCCAGCCTGATTTTGCCTGTCGGCAGTTTTCAGATTGGTCGCCGCATTGCGCTCATGCGAACATTCGCAGAAATTGTCACCCTCACACACCTCATTGCGCATGGTAGTGAATTCGAACGTTGCACATTTACCACCTGAACTTATCCTCTACCGCTTTCTCCACCGTCCCTCTGTCATATTTTCTTCATCCAGGCATCACATTTCGGTCACACACGCTACCTAAACTGCGTTAGCCGTTGGCAGAGACCGACACGTGGCGTCTTTCTTTGTTAGCGGTTAAATTTTTAAACGCAGGACTACTAGGGGTGACTTATGCAGAAAAAATTTATTGCGCTGGCTATTGCCAGCTTGTCCGGTGCCGCTTTTGCGCAGTCTAATGTGACGGTGTATGGCGTCGTCGATGGCACATTCGACATCATCAATACCAGCGGCGCAGCAGGCGCCGGCCGGGGTGCACCCGATTACACTCGCGTTCAGTCAAACGGCTCACGCTTGGGCTTCAAAGGTACCGAATCGCTGGGTAATGGCATGAGCGCATTCTTCCAGTTTGAATCCAATGCCAAGTTTGATGCGGGCGGTGGTCTGGATGTAGCGCGTGACAGCTTCGTTGGTCTCAAAGGCGATTTCGGCACCGTCAAGCTGGGTAATTTCAGTGGCCCGAATCGCGATATCGCGAGCAAACTGGACGTCGTAATTCACAGCGATGGCATCGGCGACAATTCAGCGCTACTCGGCAAGCTCGGCGGTCGTGCGTCAGTCTTTGATACTCGGTATACCAATTCGATCGCCTATATCACCCCTGACTTCTCCGGCTTTCAAGCCACGGTGCAATATCAGGCCAACGAGAACAAAAACATCGCGCCCAGCGCTAATCCTGCCAATCAATCACTGGCAGAACTCGGGCTGAATTATGACAACGGCCCCGTTTATGTTGGCTTAACCCACGGCAAGCTGACCGAAAAGAACAGCACCGGTGCCGGCACCTTCAATACAGGAACCGATGAGGATGTGACCGAAACCCGTCTCGGCGGTATGTACAAGTTTGGTAATGCCAGTGTACGCGCACTCTTCGCACACACAAAAGGTGACGGCAGCCTAGGTAGCCTGAAGCAGAACGTCTGGGGCCTTGCGGGCACCTATATGGTCACCGCCAATGGCAAGCTACTCGCCCAATACTTCCGTGCTAACGATCTGAGCGGCAACCGGGCCGGCGTGACCGATCTTTCCGACACAGGCGCCAAGTTCTGGGTATTGGGCTATGAGCACAGCCTCTCCAAACGCACAACCTTGCTGGCGCACTATGCTTACCTAAAGAACGACGACCGTGTCAGCGCCGTTTCTGGGATGGCTAAAGGTTACGACTTCGGAGATGGAAGTACAGGCATTGCTGGCAGCGCAGGCTCTAACAACGACGGCCTCAAGCTTTCCGGCCTACAGGTGGGAATAAATCACACCTTCTGATTGATCTAGCGGAGACAAAATCGGGCGCAACTAACACCGTTGCGCCCGATTTTCTTTTCAGCGCATGCGATGCGCGGGAAAGACTACGCTGAATGTAGACCCTTTGCCGGGTTCACTTCTGATATCAAACTGCGCCTGATGGCGTTCCAGCACATGTTTGACAATCGCCAAGCCAAGCCCAGTCCCCCCCATTTCACGCGAGCGACCATGATCGACGCGATAGAAACGTTCAGTAAGACGGGGAAGGTGTTCGGCTGCAATACCGATACCAGTATCAGTGACCGCAAAACGACCACCGGTCACACCCGCGTCCCAGCGTAGCGCAATCTCACCGCCCTTGGGGGTGTAGCGCACGGCATTGGTTACCAGGTTACTAAAAACTGAGTGTAATTCTCGCGAACTACCCACCAGATGTGATGATCCAGACATTGTCAAACTGATATTCTGGCGTCCTGCGGAAAGCACCTTCGCTTCTTCGCATACACCTGCGAGCAATGCAGACAGATTCACATCCTCTTCCATCGGGGGAGAATCCGTCTCCAGTGACGACAACATCAATAAATCTTCAATCAGATTCTGCATGCGTAACGCTTGCTCTGATGCCATACGTAAATAGTGCGCCAGCTCATCCGGCGAAGCATCCCCTAACGCATCGGCCGCGGTTTCAATAAAACCCAGCGTCACTGTGAGTGGCGTTTTGAGTTCATGCGAAACATTCGCCACAAAATCACGCCGCATAGTGGCTAGCTTTTCGAGCTGCGTGACATCACGTACCATCAGCAACGTGCGGCCCGCCGCGAATGGAACAGTTTGCACTTGCAGTGTATGACCCGGATTGCGCTGGGTAGTCAGCTTCAAGGGTTTTGCACCACGTCCGGCAGTATTCAGATAATCGAGCAATACGGGTTCACGCAGCAAATGGGTGAACCGGCTACCGATGTCTGTGGCGGCATTTAACCCGAAGCAGGCTTCTGCTTCCCAATTCATCCACTCAATAACGCGCTGATCATCCAGAATAACCACCCCCTCTGGCAGCACTTCGGCGGCCAGCCGCAGACGTTCAAGTTCAGTCGTGGCTAGCTTGGTTTCTTTGGTGGCTTTGCGGATTTGTTGATACAGCAGATCACACAATTCACCCCAAGCGCCCAGCACCGTAGGCGGGGAACGTTCTTGTGGCGCACGCGCCCAATAAATCAACTGACTAAGCCACCACAGATGCCGTAAAAGAATCAAGCCCAGCGCACAAAAGGCCATGACACTTGCCCCGAGCACCCCATCATCCCACGCCCCGATCAATGATGCTATCAAGACGATGATCAGCGTGACCAGCGCTTCGGTCACTACCGGCTTCATGATGCAGACATGCGGTAGCCGCTACCACGTACGGTCTGAATCAGCGCGTCATGCGCCGTTGCCTCGAGTGCGGCGCGCAGACGACGGATATGCACATCCACCGTGCGCTCCTCAACAAACACATGATCACCCCACACTTGATCGAGCAGTTGCGTTCGCGTGTGTACCCGTTCGGGATGTGTCATAAAAAAATGCAGCAGGCGAAACTCGGTAGGGCCCAGAATAATCTCGTGACCCCCACTACTGACACGATGTGTCGCCGGGTCAAGGCGCAAATGCCCCAGTTCGACAACCTCATCCGTCGTTTGTGGCGCATGCCGCCGCAAAACCGCCCGAATACGCGCCACCAGCTCGCGCGGACTGAATGGTTTGGTGATGTAGTCATCAGCACCGATGTCGAATCCTTCGATTTTATCGCGTTCATCTGCGCGCGCCGTCAGCATAATGACGGGCAAATCACGAGTTCGTGCATCACGGCGTAGCTGACGCGCGAAATCAATACCACTCATACCGGGCAGCATCCAATCAAGCAAAACCAAATCAGGCAGTGTCGCGGTTATCAAACGACGCGCAGTTTCTGCATCCCCCGCTAACGCAACGTCATGGCCTGCGCGGCGCAAATTAATTTCAATCAGCGATTGAATCGCTGGCTCATCTTCAACGACAAGAATAGTGGCCGGCATGCTCTACCTTTTATAAAGTCAAAAACTCAGTCTATTGCAGATTGATGACAGATCGGTGACAACAGGGCATGCCCTGTTACGTTATGATACCGGGGCGTGTTCTTTAGTAGTCGCCTACTGGACCGTAGTAGCTTTTCTACCGACCGTAATGTCAATACTGTAATGTGCACCAGCTCAAAAAACTTAAGAGGTAGTTCGATGAAATACCAATCCGTATTTCGTCCCGGTCTTTTTGCAGGACGAACCATCATAGTTACCGGTGGGGATAGTGGCTTGGGTCGCTGCACGGCGCATGAACTTGCCAGCCCGGGCGCAACGATTGCACTGGTAAGCCGAAAAATTGACAAGCGCAATACTGTGCGCGCCGAAATTATTGCTGCAGGCGGGCAGGCAAGTTGCCCTATGGCGACCTTCGTGACGAAGCCATGGTCAAGTCCATGGTGAGCGCTGTGTTATCGCAACATGGCGCATAGTGGCGCAGCCCGCGCCGGCATGCTCTCGTTTACCGAAACGGTGGCATGCGAATGGGCGCATTCTGGTGTGCGGGTCAATGCCGTTGCTCCCGGATGGATCGCCAGTAGCGGCTTTGGCAGCTACGTGCCCGAAGTGCGAGCGGAGATGCGTGGTTGGAAGAAGAAGGTACCTCTGCAACGCCTTGGTACCGAGGCGGAAATCCCGGCTGCGATCGTTTTCCTGCGCTCAGAGGCCGCATCATTCATCACTGGCTCATGCATTCGCGTCGATGGCGGCGTGCCTAATGCCCGCCACACCTGGACATTGATTCCACACCAACGCTCCAAACCATTTGAAGGCTTCCCTTTGGCGACTCAGCCAAAAAGTCAAGCAGTCCAGGAAGAATGAATAGCCCATCACGCAACACCCAGGCCGCTTTTCAGCAATCTGGTGGCGCGACATGACGCTTACCGAACTACGCTATATCGTTGCCCTCGCCCACGAAAACCACTTTGGCCGTGCGGCGGAAAAATGTCACGTTGCCCAACCGACGCTATCGGTTGCGGTTAAAAAGCTCGAAGACTCCCTCGGCATCGTCCTATTTGAACGCAACAGCGGTGAAGTTCGCCTCACGGCGATAGGCGCACAAATCGTTGCCCAGGCTGAGCGCGTATTGAGCGAAGCCGCCCGCGTGAGTGAAATTGCTGCCACCGGACGCGACCCGCTGGTCGGGCCGCTTCGTCTGGGTGTGATCTATACCATCGGTCCCTGGCTACTACCGGCGCTCGTGCCGATACTAAAACAACGTGCGCCGAAAATGCCGCTCATCATCGCCGAGGGTTACACCGAGGTGCTGGTGGAAAAACTCAAGAATTTCGAGCTGGATGTACTGGTGCTCGCCTTGCCTGTCAACGAACCAGGAATCGTCGCACAACCCGTGTATGACGAACCCTTTCGCCTGCTATTACCCGTCGCGCACCCCTGGGTAAAACAAAAAATGCTTGCAACTAGCCAGTTGTTGGAAGAACCCTTGCTCATGCTCGGCCCCGGCAACTGCTTTCGTGATCAGGTGCTCGATTTATGTGCCCGTGCCAGCCACGGCCAATCGCCCCAGGTGCTTGAATCTTCTTCGCTGGAAACCATCCGCCACATGGTAGCTTCCGGCGTGGGTGTAACGGTGATGCCGGCGAGCAGCGTAGATACTTTAGCCAAAAATGACCCGCTACTGCGCGTGCGGCCATTTACCGAGCCAACACCCACACGCCGCGTTGGCCTGGTATGGCGCGCTAGTTTTCCGCGCCATCAAGCCATTGACATCATGCGCGCCGCCTTGCTTGACTGCCATCTGCCCGGCACACGGCCGATACGTTAAAACACAGAAGACTCACACAGTGGCGCACAACGGCGGCTCGTTTCTGGCAATAGCTGCTGCCTATCGCCACCCAACATAAAATCAATTAGAACTTTTCACGCAAGACGACTAAAGTAGCGACAAGTTGCGAAGGGTTATTGCCAATACGCGACTTGGTTTAACGCATGCACATGCATTAACCGTCATATCCTATTCATTGCAAAGGAGACTCATCATGCAACTCAAAGGTTCCAAAACTGAAGGCCATCTGAAGGATGCTTTTGCTGGCGAATCTCAGGCCAATCGCCGTTACCTTTACTTCGCGAACAAAGCCGACATCGAAGGCTACAACGATGTTTCCGCTGTATTCCGTTCCACTGCTGAAGGTGAAACCGGTCACGCCCACGGTCATCTGGAATATCTCGAAACCTGTGGCGACCCAGCCACCGGCCTGCCCTTTGGCCCAACGGCTGACAACTTGAAAACGGCAGTCGCTGGCGAAACGCACGAGTACACCGACATGTACCCAGGCATGGCGAAGACCGCGCGCACAGAAGGTTTCGACGAAATCGCCGACTGGTTTGAAACGCTGGCCAAGGCTGAGCGCTCGCACGCCAACAAGTTCCAGCGCACACTGGATTCGTTGGGCGCATAAGCAATATAGGCAACACAAGTAGTAATAAGTAAGTAGCAATACAAACGCAATACACGCAGCATGGCAAAAGCGAAATGGCGGCTTGCCGCCGTTTCGCCAGCGCCGACTTTTCATCGCCCTCAAGGAAAACCCCATGCGTGAAGGAAATCTTGAAGCCCCAACGCGACATCCAATCGACTGGAAAAATCCCCAGTTTTACGATGCGTTGTCGTGCGAGCAGGAACTGGAGCGAATTTTCGACATCTGCCATGGTTGCCGTCGCTGCGTTTCGCTGTGCAATGCCTTCCCCACGCTGTTCGATCTGATTGATGCCGCAGGCGACGATGAAGTCGCTGGCGTACCCAAAGAAAAATATGGCAGCGTTGTCGACCAGTGCTATCTGTGCGACGTCTGCTACATGACCAAATGCCCTTATGTGCCACCACACCCGTGGAATGTAGACTTCCCACATACCATGTTGCGTGCCAAGGCTATCCAATTCAAAGCGGGAGAAGCCAGCTTCCGCGACCGCATGCTAAGCGCCACCGACGCCGTGGGTAAGCTGGCCTCGATTCCTGTCGTGGTACATGTAGTCAATGCCGTTAATAGAAACGGCATTACTCGTAGCGCAATGGAATCCGTGCTTGGTGTAAAAAAAGAACGCAGACTGCCGGAATACGACAGCAAACATTTTCGCAAGACAGCCGGGGCTGCTGTTGCACAACAAATCAAGGAT contains the following coding sequences:
- a CDS encoding hydrogen peroxide-inducible genes activator is translated as MTLTELRYIVALAHENHFGRAAEKCHVAQPTLSVAVKKLEDSLGIVLFERNSGEVRLTAIGAQIVAQAERVLSEAARVSEIAATGRDPLVGPLRLGVIYTIGPWLLPALVPILKQRAPKMPLIIAEGYTEVLVEKLKNFELDVLVLALPVNEPGIVAQPVYDEPFRLLLPVAHPWVKQKMLATSQLLEEPLLMLGPGNCFRDQVLDLCARASHGQSPQVLESSSLETIRHMVASGVGVTVMPASSVDTLAKNDPLLRVRPFTEPTPTRRVGLVWRASFPRHQAIDIMRAALLDCHLPGTRPIR
- the phoB gene encoding phosphate regulon transcriptional regulator PhoB, with protein sequence MPATILVVEDEPAIQSLIEINLRRAGHDVALAGDAETARRLITATLPDLVLLDWMLPGMSGIDFARQLRRDARTRDLPVIMLTARADERDKIEGFDIGADDYITKPFSPRELVARIRAVLRRHAPQTTDEVVELGHLRLDPATHRVSSGGHEIILGPTEFRLLHFFMTHPERVHTRTQLLDQVWGDHVFVEERTVDVHIRRLRAALEATAHDALIQTVRGSGYRMSAS
- a CDS encoding SDR family NAD(P)-dependent oxidoreductase codes for the protein MKYQSVFRPGLFAGRTIIVTGGDSGLGRCTAHELASPGATIALVSRKIDKRNTVRAEIIAAGGQASCPMATFVTKPWSSPW
- a CDS encoding HIT family protein, with protein sequence MHALPMMSEYDCELCHSPGGEELWADSHCRVVRVTSHEGTTFPGFCRVIWQPHVAEMSDLTEREASHLMRIVQAVERTLRQQLAPDKINLASLGNLVPHLHWHVIPRWHDDSHFPSPIWATPSRIGAPRIIPSSTALSTALHQQLLPRSHDQ
- a CDS encoding porin — protein: MQKKFIALAIASLSGAAFAQSNVTVYGVVDGTFDIINTSGAAGAGRGAPDYTRVQSNGSRLGFKGTESLGNGMSAFFQFESNAKFDAGGGLDVARDSFVGLKGDFGTVKLGNFSGPNRDIASKLDVVIHSDGIGDNSALLGKLGGRASVFDTRYTNSIAYITPDFSGFQATVQYQANENKNIAPSANPANQSLAELGLNYDNGPVYVGLTHGKLTEKNSTGAGTFNTGTDEDVTETRLGGMYKFGNASVRALFAHTKGDGSLGSLKQNVWGLAGTYMVTANGKLLAQYFRANDLSGNRAGVTDLSDTGAKFWVLGYEHSLSKRTTLLAHYAYLKNDDRVSAVSGMAKGYDFGDGSTGIAGSAGSNNDGLKLSGLQVGINHTF
- a CDS encoding SDR family oxidoreductase; the encoded protein is MAHSGAARAGMLSFTETVACEWAHSGVRVNAVAPGWIASSGFGSYVPEVRAEMRGWKKKVPLQRLGTEAEIPAAIVFLRSEAASFITGSCIRVDGGVPNARHTWTLIPHQRSKPFEGFPLATQPKSQAVQEE
- a CDS encoding rubrerythrin family protein encodes the protein MQLKGSKTEGHLKDAFAGESQANRRYLYFANKADIEGYNDVSAVFRSTAEGETGHAHGHLEYLETCGDPATGLPFGPTADNLKTAVAGETHEYTDMYPGMAKTARTEGFDEIADWFETLAKAERSHANKFQRTLDSLGA
- the phoR gene encoding phosphate regulon sensor histidine kinase PhoR; protein product: MKPVVTEALVTLIIVLIASLIGAWDDGVLGASVMAFCALGLILLRHLWWLSQLIYWARAPQERSPPTVLGAWGELCDLLYQQIRKATKETKLATTELERLRLAAEVLPEGVVILDDQRVIEWMNWEAEACFGLNAATDIGSRFTHLLREPVLLDYLNTAGRGAKPLKLTTQRNPGHTLQVQTVPFAAGRTLLMVRDVTQLEKLATMRRDFVANVSHELKTPLTVTLGFIETAADALGDASPDELAHYLRMASEQALRMQNLIEDLLMLSSLETDSPPMEEDVNLSALLAGVCEEAKVLSAGRQNISLTMSGSSHLVGSSRELHSVFSNLVTNAVRYTPKGGEIALRWDAGVTGGRFAVTDTGIGIAAEHLPRLTERFYRVDHGRSREMGGTGLGLAIVKHVLERHQAQFDIRSEPGKGSTFSVVFPAHRMR